The genomic stretch TCGTTTCCAGATATCGACAAATTTTGGACAAGGCCATACAGTTTACAGATGCAGAGCAACTGGAATCCTTGAAGGCCTTTGTTGAAGCAAGTATGCAGCGCCTGCTTTcttatcacctttttttttaaatgttttagaaCATCTGGATGTTAACAGGTTATGATAAGTATTACCGTAAGTGACCATAAGTATTTGTATCTGTCTTTCACAGTGGTCAATGAAAATGTCAGTCTCGTCATCTCGAGGCAGCTGCTCACTGACTTCTGTACACACCTGCCCAACTTGCCTGATGCCACAGCTAAAGCAGTGTACCACTTTACCTTGGAAAAGATTCAGCCAAGGGTCATCTCCTTTGAGGAACAAGTAACTACTCTCACAGTTTCCTACTCTCTGAATGTGCTGTTGATCATTGAATCCGCTCAGTAAATAACTGTTATTGAACtttaatagttttaaaatgatgttgttttcttttctcaggTAGCCTCAATAAGACAGCACTTAGCAACCATTTATGAAAAGGAAGGAGACTGGAGAAATGCTGCCCAGGTTTTAGTTGGTATTCCCCTGGAAACAGGACAGAAGTAAGTAAGCTGCTAGTagcttttctaaatgtttgtgaTATATTTCCAGGTCTATAAATgcttttgtctccttttttagGCAATACAATGTTGACTATAAGTTGGATACATACCTGAAAATTGCACGGCTCTACTTAGAGGATGATGATCCAGTGCAGGCAGAGGCCTACATCAACAGAGCCTCATTACTCCAGAATGAGTCCTCAAATGAACAGCTGCAGATACACTATAAGGTATTCAACCCTCATGTGATTTCGCAGTCCAAGGTTGTAGATTGGTTGTACTCATCAGACTGAGCAAAAATGAAACATCATGGAGACTTATGGAGCAGTAGATGATATCTGTAGTGTCTGGCtcagtgtttcatgttgttCATCCTCTTAGGTGTGCTATGCAAGAGTTCTGGATTTTAGGAGGAAGTTTATTGAAGCTGCACAAAGgtacaacgagctgtcttataAGTCAATTGTCCACGAGACTGAACGTCTGGAGGCACTGAAACATGCCCTGAACTGCACCATACTCGCCTCTGCAGGTAACACAAACGTGTTTAGGTTTTCAAAGATCATCCAAATAGTTCAGATCTGTTTGTCTCATACAAAAATATCGTCATTTGTTTTAGGCCAGCAGCGTTCCCGGATGTTGGCGACTCTGTTTAAGGATGAGCGCTGTCAGCAGCTGGCTGCTTACGGCATCCTTGAAAAGATGTATCTGGACCGTATTATCAGAGGAAACCAGCTACAGGAATTTGCTGCTATGCTGATGCCTCACCAGAAAGCCACCACAGCAGATGGTGAGTTAGGAGCCCGATTCAGACTGCCAATTCATggcccctgtgacgtttcaaCTTCACTGTGTGTGGCAAAGAGGTGTAAAGGGGGAATAAAGTGATTACACCTCTGTGCTGGCTTCAGAAGGGAACAGCAGGGAGAGCAGTCTGACTCTGGAAACACTCATGCTGTGCTCTCTCATGCTTCCCATCACTGTAATGCAATGTGAAATCatagactgggacaccaatatatCGCCATTGCAGAATCAAAATGAAGGTACAAAGGCATAACGATGGCAGAGCTTTGTTACTGCGCTGTTTCAGAAACACACTCTGAAAGATATTTAGCTTTACACGGCGTGAACCTTTAAATGCACAAAGTACATGTTTCCAACATTCTGATCCTGAGGATTTACATAcaacacaaaatgacaaaaaatgagCATGAGTAACTGAAGTGTGTTTTCTCAGGCTCCAGCATTCTTGACAGAGCTGTGATTGAACACAACCTCCTGTCTGCTAGCAAACTCTACAACAACATCACTTTTGAAGAACTAGGAGCACTTTTGGAAATCCCTCCGGCTAAGGTGACAATGTCTctagattctttttttttttttaacctagtTTTAACTTTTAGAGTTTTCTGCAAAGAAATACTTTGAAATGACTTAACTTTATGTTCTtgtaaaacaaattcaaacagttGACTACCGCAGCAGTATAAAACTGTTGTGTTTCCAGGAATATTACTGGAGGTCATACAGCTTTCTATTGAGGACGTTGTTAGTTATTGAATcatacttttttctttattatcgAATTATTGTACTTGTACAATTTTGGTTTGTGTGAAATATTCTTTGTAGCTTTACATATGGGGATTGTGTAGCTTTTCATATCTCATAATccactgaaatgtttgtttcctttgttgTCCTCAGGCTGAGAAAATAGCTTCTCAGATGATCACTGAAGGACGCATGAACGGCTTCATCGACCAGATAGACAGCATCGTACATTTTGAGAGTGAGTTACCAtatccaatgttttttttaagcaacatCTGATCTTAAGTACACGTTTTAATCTGACATGACAGTTACGTCATAGTTAAGCTGCGTCATTATCAGCTGTGATTTTCCTTCTTTGACCCAAGTTCCCACATATTACACTGAAACAGTAACTTGACAGGTTGCTCTATCAGCCACATGGcttctgttattttatttatgttttgaaaTGCGAGTCAACCCTCCCTATGTTTTGAAATCTTTATAGAACTTTTGTTTGAGTTAATATTTATGCTTTAATGTGATCAGTGAAAGCTGTTTCAATTTCTTTATATTAGGATATTTGTATAATAATCTGCGGCCAGTAGAGGGCAGCGTctacaaatagaaaaaaaatgacataaaacaacaaggcattttcaattcaattcaattcaaa from Labrus bergylta chromosome 17, fLabBer1.1, whole genome shotgun sequence encodes the following:
- the cops4 gene encoding COP9 signalosome complex subunit 4, which produces MATEVRQELAQLMNSTGSHKDLAAKYRQILDKAIQFTDAEQLESLKAFVEAMVNENVSLVISRQLLTDFCTHLPNLPDATAKAVYHFTLEKIQPRVISFEEQVASIRQHLATIYEKEGDWRNAAQVLVGIPLETGQKQYNVDYKLDTYLKIARLYLEDDDPVQAEAYINRASLLQNESSNEQLQIHYKVCYARVLDFRRKFIEAAQRYNELSYKSIVHETERLEALKHALNCTILASAGQQRSRMLATLFKDERCQQLAAYGILEKMYLDRIIRGNQLQEFAAMLMPHQKATTADGSSILDRAVIEHNLLSASKLYNNITFEELGALLEIPPAKAEKIASQMITEGRMNGFIDQIDSIVHFETREPLPTWDKQIQSLCFQVNNLLEKIRSAAPEWAAQAMETQMTQ